A stretch of the Flavobacterium sp. 5 genome encodes the following:
- a CDS encoding UDP-glucose--hexose-1-phosphate uridylyltransferase, with product MKNFDINEDPHRRFNPLINEWVLVSPHRAKRPWQGQNEKIHSDELPEYDDTCYLCPGNVRVNGELNPKYDSSFVFENDFAAVKQEAILFEEDDKPTFFKAQPERGIARVVCFSPKHNLTLPEMDLPGIETIIRTWQKEYTDLGSVDYIKHVQIFENKGSVMGCSNPHPHGQIWAQSSLPTQVEKTQNSLKTYFEKNNSNLLIDYLQEELKQKERIVIENDHFVALVPFWAIWPFETMIVAKRHVTKITDFTSEEVSAYASVLKLLTIKYDNLFETSFPYSSGIHQAPTDGELHSEWQFHMHFYPPLLRSASVKKFMVGYEMMGEAQRDITPEKSADMLRNLSDIHYKSK from the coding sequence ATGAAAAATTTTGACATAAACGAAGATCCACACAGACGTTTCAATCCATTAATAAACGAATGGGTTTTAGTGTCTCCACACAGAGCAAAAAGACCTTGGCAAGGACAAAACGAAAAAATTCATTCAGATGAACTTCCTGAGTATGACGATACTTGTTATCTATGTCCAGGAAATGTTCGGGTTAATGGGGAGTTGAATCCTAAATATGACTCAAGTTTTGTTTTTGAGAATGACTTTGCTGCCGTAAAACAAGAAGCTATTTTGTTTGAAGAAGATGATAAACCGACTTTCTTCAAAGCGCAACCAGAACGCGGTATTGCCAGAGTAGTTTGTTTTTCGCCAAAGCACAATTTAACGTTACCAGAAATGGATCTGCCAGGTATTGAAACGATCATCAGAACATGGCAAAAGGAATATACAGATTTAGGAAGTGTTGATTACATTAAACACGTTCAGATTTTTGAAAACAAAGGAAGTGTGATGGGATGTAGTAATCCGCACCCGCACGGACAAATTTGGGCGCAATCGTCTTTGCCTACTCAAGTTGAGAAAACACAAAATAGTTTGAAAACTTATTTTGAAAAAAATAACAGCAATCTTTTAATTGACTATTTACAAGAAGAGTTAAAACAAAAGGAACGTATCGTAATAGAGAACGATCACTTTGTAGCTTTGGTTCCTTTTTGGGCAATCTGGCCTTTTGAAACTATGATTGTTGCTAAGCGTCATGTTACAAAAATCACAGACTTTACTTCTGAAGAAGTTTCAGCTTATGCTTCAGTTTTAAAGCTATTAACGATAAAATACGATAATCTTTTTGAGACCTCTTTTCCGTATTCTTCTGGGATTCATCAAGCGCCAACCGATGGAGAATTACATTCGGAGTGGCAATTTCATATGCACTTTTATCCACCGTTGTTGCGTTCGGCTTCTGTAAAGAAATTTATGGTTGGATACGAAATGATGGGCGAGGCACAAAGAGATATTACACCTGAGAAAAGTGCTGATATGTTGAGAAATTTATCCGATATACATTATAAAAGCAAATAA
- the galK gene encoding galactokinase, giving the protein MNDLLIKQTTDFFQKTFGNAPEKIVLSPGRINIIGEHIDYNDGYVLPAAIDKIICFAFAKNNSKQSKIVAIDLNEEFEVDLTQEIVLSKIVWTNYILGVIKQLQDKGFSFDGFNCVFSSNIPTGSGLSSSAALECGTIFGIKELFDLTIPKVDIALMGQKAEHWVGINCGIMDQFSSVMGLENKVIKIDCKTLDYTYHDANFSDYSLILFDSNVKHSLMTSEYNVRRKECEEGLSIIKSNFPEITSFRDCDESHVLSLKDKMSPNVFVRCHFVVKEIKRVALACEALDKGNIEELGKLLFETHEGLSKEYLVSCDELDFIVDTLKKEKAVIGSRLMGGGFGGCTINLIKKGEEEAIKTKLTQLYKEAFDIELKIYDVKIGNGTSLHKIN; this is encoded by the coding sequence ATGAACGATTTATTAATTAAACAAACGACCGATTTTTTTCAGAAGACATTTGGTAATGCTCCGGAAAAAATAGTACTTTCTCCAGGGAGAATTAACATTATTGGGGAACATATCGATTATAATGATGGCTATGTTTTACCAGCAGCCATCGACAAGATAATTTGTTTCGCTTTTGCAAAGAACAATTCGAAGCAATCTAAAATTGTTGCTATCGATTTAAATGAGGAATTTGAAGTTGATTTAACTCAAGAGATTGTATTGAGCAAAATCGTTTGGACTAATTATATTTTGGGCGTAATCAAACAATTACAAGACAAAGGATTTTCATTCGATGGATTCAATTGTGTATTCAGTAGCAACATACCTACTGGTTCAGGATTGTCTTCTTCGGCAGCCTTAGAATGTGGAACCATTTTTGGAATCAAAGAACTTTTTGATTTAACAATTCCAAAAGTTGATATCGCGTTGATGGGTCAAAAAGCAGAACACTGGGTTGGTATCAATTGCGGTATTATGGATCAGTTTTCGAGCGTGATGGGCTTAGAAAATAAGGTGATTAAAATTGATTGCAAAACATTGGATTATACCTATCATGATGCTAATTTTAGTGATTATTCTTTGATATTATTTGATTCTAATGTAAAACATTCGTTAATGACATCAGAATATAATGTTAGACGAAAAGAATGTGAAGAAGGACTTTCTATAATCAAAAGTAATTTCCCTGAGATTACAAGTTTTAGAGATTGTGATGAGAGTCATGTGCTAAGTTTGAAAGATAAAATGTCACCTAATGTATTTGTCAGATGTCATTTTGTAGTCAAAGAAATTAAGCGTGTAGCTCTTGCTTGTGAAGCTTTGGATAAAGGAAATATTGAGGAACTTGGTAAATTGCTTTTTGAAACTCACGAAGGCTTATCTAAGGAATATCTTGTTAGTTGTGATGAACTTGATTTTATTGTTGATACTTTGAAAAAGGAAAAAGCAGTAATTGGTTCCCGATTAATGGGAGGTGGTTTTGGAGGTTGTACCATCAATTTGATTAAAAAAGGAGAAGAAGAAGCTATCAAAACAAAATTGACTCAGTTATATAAAGAGGCTTTTGATATAGAATTGAAAATTTATGATGTAAAAATCGGAAACGGTACGTCATTACATAAAATTAATTAG
- a CDS encoding DUF4982 domain-containing protein, which translates to MKKLIPILVIFLTLAQAVFSQIREVKVLDTNWKFQKGDFEDASKVNFNDSKWETVTVPHDWAIYGPFDKNVDIQKVAIVQNGEKVATEKTGRTGSLPHIGTAWYRNKFILPKGSKDKKIILLFEGAMSEPQVYLNGKKVGEWAYGYSYFYFDVSEFIQEGENTLSVKLTNKEFASRWYPGAGLYRKVSVIIKNKESIDQWGQFITTPLISEDVAKVSIKTKTSGENTRLVTTIFDAEGHKLSSDESTIKFGTEFDQNIRVENPKLWRPESPYLYKAVSQLYVGNDLKDEISTPFGIREIKYEANKGFSLNGKVTKFKGVCLHHDLGPLGAAVNKAALRRQMMILKDLGCNAIRSSHNMPSFEQLELADELGFMFLAESFDEWVKPKVENGYHRFFDQYAEKDVVSLVHATRNHPSIVMWSSGNEVPDQWGEEGVKRAKWLQEIFHREDPTRPVTVGMDQVKATMESGFGALLDIPGLNYRVHLYDEAFNKFPQGFILGSETASTVSSRGIYKFPVVQAKDKQYPDFQSSSYDLEACNWSNVPDEDFVLQDDKPWVIGEFVWTGFDYLGEPTPYDESWPSRSSYFGINDLAGLPKDRYYLYRSRWNTKESTLHILPHWNWKGREGETTPVFVYTSYNSAELFINGKSMGVQKKNKDTPQNRYRLMWMDVKYEPGTVKVVAYDDNGKAVKEEEIHTAGDPYQIVLDPDRKTITANGEDISFVTVSVVDKNGIPCPTATNQLKFKVTGAGTYRAACNGDATSLEMFHKETMKLFSGKLVVLVKSTITAGDVKLEVNGAGLKSGKLTLVSAK; encoded by the coding sequence ATGAAGAAATTAATACCTATTCTTGTTATATTTTTAACATTAGCACAAGCGGTTTTCTCTCAAATACGAGAGGTTAAAGTGTTAGATACCAATTGGAAATTTCAAAAAGGTGATTTTGAAGATGCCTCTAAAGTAAATTTTAATGATTCGAAGTGGGAAACTGTAACCGTTCCTCACGATTGGGCAATTTATGGGCCTTTTGATAAAAATGTAGATATACAGAAAGTTGCTATTGTTCAAAACGGAGAAAAAGTTGCTACCGAAAAAACAGGTAGAACAGGATCTTTGCCACATATCGGAACTGCATGGTATCGTAATAAATTTATATTACCTAAAGGTTCAAAAGATAAAAAAATCATTCTGCTTTTTGAAGGTGCAATGAGCGAACCTCAAGTGTATTTGAATGGAAAAAAAGTAGGAGAATGGGCGTATGGCTATAGTTATTTCTATTTTGATGTTTCAGAATTTATACAAGAAGGTGAGAACACTTTGTCGGTTAAATTAACAAATAAAGAGTTTGCTTCGCGTTGGTATCCGGGTGCGGGTTTGTATCGTAAAGTAAGCGTTATTATAAAAAACAAAGAGAGCATTGACCAATGGGGACAGTTTATAACAACACCATTAATCAGTGAAGATGTTGCTAAAGTTAGTATTAAGACAAAAACTTCTGGAGAAAATACTCGTTTAGTCACCACTATTTTTGATGCTGAAGGACATAAATTAAGTTCTGATGAATCTACTATAAAATTCGGAACTGAGTTCGATCAAAATATAAGAGTAGAAAACCCAAAATTGTGGAGGCCAGAATCTCCTTATTTGTATAAAGCGGTTTCTCAATTATATGTTGGAAATGATTTAAAAGACGAGATTTCAACACCTTTCGGAATCAGAGAAATAAAATACGAAGCTAATAAAGGTTTTAGTCTTAATGGAAAAGTAACCAAATTTAAAGGAGTTTGTCTTCACCACGATCTTGGTCCTCTTGGAGCTGCAGTTAATAAAGCCGCTCTTCGTAGACAAATGATGATTTTAAAAGATCTTGGTTGTAATGCCATTCGTAGTTCGCACAATATGCCTTCTTTTGAGCAACTGGAACTTGCGGATGAATTGGGTTTTATGTTTTTAGCAGAGAGTTTTGACGAATGGGTAAAACCAAAAGTTGAAAATGGATATCATAGATTTTTTGATCAGTATGCAGAAAAAGATGTTGTAAGTCTAGTACACGCAACAAGAAATCACCCTTCCATTGTTATGTGGAGTTCTGGAAATGAAGTGCCAGATCAATGGGGAGAAGAAGGTGTAAAACGTGCTAAATGGCTACAGGAAATATTTCATAGAGAAGACCCAACACGTCCAGTAACTGTTGGTATGGATCAAGTAAAAGCTACTATGGAATCTGGTTTTGGAGCATTATTAGATATTCCAGGGTTGAACTACCGCGTACACTTATATGATGAAGCATTTAATAAATTTCCGCAAGGCTTTATTTTAGGTTCAGAAACTGCTTCAACTGTTAGTTCTAGAGGTATTTATAAATTCCCTGTGGTTCAAGCTAAAGATAAACAATATCCTGATTTTCAATCCTCATCGTATGATTTAGAAGCCTGTAATTGGTCTAATGTTCCCGATGAAGATTTTGTGCTTCAAGATGATAAACCTTGGGTAATTGGTGAGTTTGTTTGGACAGGTTTTGATTATTTAGGTGAGCCTACGCCTTATGACGAAAGCTGGCCTTCCAGAAGTTCTTATTTCGGAATTAACGATTTAGCAGGTTTACCTAAAGACCGCTACTATTTATACAGAAGCCGTTGGAATACGAAAGAATCTACGCTTCATATTCTGCCACATTGGAATTGGAAAGGTCGTGAAGGAGAAACAACTCCCGTTTTTGTATATACTAGTTATAATAGTGCAGAACTTTTTATTAATGGAAAAAGCATGGGAGTTCAGAAAAAGAACAAAGACACTCCGCAAAACCGTTACCGCCTGATGTGGATGGATGTAAAATATGAGCCGGGAACTGTAAAAGTGGTGGCTTATGATGACAATGGAAAAGCTGTCAAAGAAGAAGAAATTCATACTGCTGGTGATCCTTATCAAATTGTTTTAGATCCAGATAGGAAAACAATTACTGCCAATGGCGAAGATATTTCCTTTGTAACTGTTTCGGTAGTTGATAAAAATGGAATTCCTTGCCCTACGGCAACTAACCAATTAAAATTTAAGGTTACAGGAGCGGGTACTTATCGTGCAGCCTGCAATGGTGATGCTACTTCACTCGAAATGTTTCATAAAGAGACCATGAAACTTTTTAGTGGAAAATTGGTAGTTCTTGTAAAATCCACAATAACTGCTGGTGATGTAAAGCTCGAAGTAAATGGTGCTGGGCTTAAGAGTGGTAAATTGACCTTGGTGTCTGCTAAATAA
- a CDS encoding glycosyl hydrolase 53 family protein produces MRKILSFSVILLTFAISCSTPNKTAEKPKEDSFAKGADVGWLPQMEATGYQFYDTDGSKKDCLQLLKDRGMNTIRLRVWVNPSDDKASGHCSAAETVAMAVRAQKMGMRIMIDFHYSDSWADPGKQNKPLAWKNHTFSELLNDVYFHTEDVLKALKTAGVTPEWVQVGNEIPGGMLWPEGSTDNFSQLAQLLNKGYEATKAVDKNIKVIVHLDEGNNSKKFRWFFDNAKTNNVKYDVIGLSYYPFWIKSDYKENIGDLANNLIDMSARYNKEVMVVEVGGIDAQEQNTYDMLVAVIKAVKAVPNNKGLGVIYWEPEGAKSWSHYELSAWRSDGKPSMALNAFKE; encoded by the coding sequence ATGAGAAAGATATTATCCTTTTCTGTAATTCTCCTGACGTTTGCCATTTCTTGTAGTACACCTAATAAAACTGCAGAAAAGCCAAAAGAGGATTCTTTTGCAAAAGGTGCCGATGTGGGTTGGTTGCCACAGATGGAAGCTACTGGTTATCAGTTTTATGATACTGATGGAAGTAAAAAAGATTGTTTACAATTATTGAAAGACCGAGGGATGAACACTATTAGGTTACGTGTTTGGGTGAATCCTTCAGATGATAAAGCAAGCGGACATTGTAGTGCAGCAGAAACGGTAGCAATGGCTGTTCGTGCTCAAAAGATGGGAATGCGCATTATGATTGATTTTCATTACAGTGATTCATGGGCGGATCCAGGGAAACAAAACAAACCGTTAGCGTGGAAAAATCATACTTTTTCAGAATTATTGAATGACGTTTATTTTCACACTGAAGATGTTTTGAAAGCTTTAAAAACTGCTGGTGTTACTCCGGAATGGGTACAGGTAGGAAATGAAATCCCAGGTGGTATGTTGTGGCCAGAAGGAAGTACAGATAACTTTTCTCAATTGGCTCAATTACTTAACAAAGGATATGAAGCTACCAAAGCTGTAGATAAAAATATCAAAGTGATCGTTCATTTAGATGAAGGAAATAATAGTAAAAAATTCAGATGGTTTTTTGATAATGCCAAAACGAATAATGTAAAATATGATGTGATCGGTTTATCCTATTATCCGTTTTGGATTAAGTCGGATTACAAAGAAAACATTGGTGATTTGGCTAATAATCTAATCGATATGTCAGCTAGATATAACAAAGAAGTGATGGTTGTTGAAGTTGGCGGCATAGATGCTCAAGAACAAAACACATACGATATGTTGGTTGCTGTTATCAAAGCGGTAAAAGCAGTGCCAAATAATAAAGGGTTAGGAGTTATTTATTGGGAGCCTGAAGGAGCAAAATCCTGGAGTCATTATGAATTAAGCGCTTGGCGTTCAGATGGGAAACCATCAATGGCATTGAATGCTTTTAAAGAATAG
- a CDS encoding glycosyl hydrolase 53 family protein → MKKIFTLLSLSILVSLQFACSSSDSSDSTEAPVVVPPVVVADDFIRAADISFLPEIETAGVVFTNNGKTEDMLTTLKNAGCNTIRIRLWKNPAGGHSGLAEVKTLAARVKKAGLKVWLTVHYSDDWADPAVQTTPEEWKNLSFTDLKTAVAVYTTTILTDINPDIIQIGNEINSGLLWPQGHLINQEAQCIDLLKTASATIRSKAPKTKIMIHYAGVSASDTDWFFNKVKSVDYDYIGLSYYPIWHGKDLTVVKSTIDALGSKFSKKVLIAETAYPFTLGYDDWTDNIVGADNQLVSGYPATPAGQKSFVLAIKDLVKTSKSGIGFAYWGGEWISFKGDQAKNGSTFENQALYDFNNKALPVFEAFSLN, encoded by the coding sequence ATGAAAAAAATATTTACCTTATTATCACTTTCTATTTTAGTATCGCTACAGTTTGCTTGTTCTAGCAGTGATTCTTCAGATTCTACTGAGGCTCCAGTTGTTGTTCCACCAGTTGTTGTGGCAGATGATTTTATCAGAGCTGCGGATATTTCTTTTCTTCCTGAAATTGAAACTGCGGGAGTTGTTTTTACAAATAATGGTAAGACAGAAGATATGCTTACTACTTTAAAAAATGCAGGTTGTAATACTATCCGAATTCGTTTATGGAAAAACCCAGCGGGAGGACATTCTGGATTAGCCGAAGTAAAAACGCTTGCTGCTCGTGTAAAAAAAGCAGGTTTGAAAGTTTGGCTTACCGTTCATTATTCAGATGATTGGGCAGATCCAGCAGTTCAAACTACACCAGAAGAATGGAAAAATTTGTCTTTTACGGATTTAAAAACAGCTGTCGCTGTCTATACAACTACAATATTAACAGATATCAATCCTGATATTATTCAGATAGGAAATGAAATAAACAGTGGTTTATTATGGCCACAAGGACATTTGATTAATCAAGAAGCACAATGCATTGATTTATTAAAAACTGCCAGCGCAACTATTCGTAGTAAAGCACCAAAAACAAAAATAATGATTCATTATGCTGGTGTAAGTGCATCTGATACTGATTGGTTTTTTAACAAAGTAAAATCAGTTGATTATGATTACATAGGACTTTCATATTATCCAATTTGGCATGGTAAAGATTTAACGGTAGTAAAAAGTACTATAGATGCTTTGGGAAGCAAGTTTAGTAAAAAAGTGCTTATAGCCGAAACTGCTTATCCTTTTACATTAGGCTATGATGATTGGACGGACAATATAGTTGGTGCAGACAATCAATTGGTTTCAGGTTATCCAGCAACTCCGGCAGGACAAAAAAGTTTTGTGTTAGCGATTAAAGATCTTGTAAAGACGTCTAAATCTGGTATCGGTTTTGCTTACTGGGGAGGAGAATGGATTTCGTTCAAAGGGGACCAGGCAAAAAATGGTTCAACATTCGAAAATCAAGCATTATATGACTTTAACAATAAAGCATTGCCAGTTTTTGAAGCTTTCAGTTTAAATTAA
- a CDS encoding aldose epimerase family protein yields the protein MMEIKHNSQIKNTSVEELFGLMPNGDAVYSYELSNKNGMSLKVITYGATISELKVPLENGDIVDVVLGFDSLEGYLQSFQLVSPPYMGTTVGRYAGRIANSTFNLNEQKILLNKNNNDNSLHGGIIGFSQKIWSVEKVIQDEKSAITLSYSSPSNEENYPGNLVVELTYTLSEENELIIQYSAKTTEDTIVNLTHHSYFNLNGHLSDVKDQDLVVNTNQMLETTAENIPTGRYLEIENTSFDFSTPKKCPSKIDNTFVLTEKDEFAASLFSEKNNLKMTVYTDQPGVHIYVGGNCFNETKGKENADYHPLSGICFETQNFPDAPNHEHFPSAFLKKGEEYTHNTIYKFQ from the coding sequence ATGATGGAAATAAAACACAATTCACAAATTAAAAATACTTCTGTAGAGGAATTGTTCGGTTTAATGCCTAATGGAGATGCTGTATACTCTTATGAATTATCCAATAAAAATGGAATGAGCTTAAAGGTAATTACTTACGGAGCTACAATTTCAGAATTAAAAGTACCATTGGAAAACGGTGATATTGTTGATGTTGTTTTGGGTTTTGATTCTTTAGAGGGGTATTTACAATCATTTCAACTAGTAAGTCCACCTTATATGGGGACAACAGTAGGAAGATATGCCGGGAGGATTGCAAATAGTACTTTTAATTTGAATGAACAAAAAATACTTTTGAATAAGAACAACAATGATAATTCCTTACATGGTGGTATCATTGGGTTTAGTCAAAAAATATGGTCAGTTGAAAAAGTAATACAAGATGAAAAATCAGCAATAACGTTGAGTTATTCTAGTCCATCAAATGAAGAAAATTATCCAGGGAATTTAGTGGTAGAGCTTACTTATACATTATCCGAAGAAAATGAGTTGATTATTCAATACAGTGCCAAGACTACCGAAGATACAATAGTGAATTTAACTCATCATAGTTATTTTAATTTGAACGGTCATTTATCGGATGTGAAAGATCAGGATTTAGTCGTAAACACAAACCAAATGCTTGAAACTACAGCAGAAAATATTCCAACTGGTAGGTATTTAGAAATAGAAAATACATCTTTTGATTTTTCTACTCCAAAGAAGTGTCCTTCCAAAATTGATAACACTTTTGTTTTAACTGAAAAAGATGAATTTGCGGCTTCACTCTTTAGTGAAAAAAATAATTTAAAAATGACCGTATATACCGATCAGCCTGGAGTTCATATTTATGTTGGAGGTAATTGTTTTAATGAAACAAAAGGAAAAGAAAACGCAGATTATCATCCGTTAAGTGGCATTTGTTTTGAAACCCAAAATTTTCCAGATGCACCAAATCATGAGCATTTTCCAAGTGCCTTTCTAAAAAAAGGTGAAGAATACACTCATAATACTATTTATAAATTTCAATAA
- a CDS encoding SusE domain-containing protein produces MKNIFKHFIALALILGMSSCENEENFMLLEPQAGSFSIITPDNGSSVVLNEDTPDNTALTLTWEAVDYGTPTVVTYTIQLAASNTDFAAPVDVSSVTTTHATMTVAELNTKALDLGLKADEQGTIDIRIKSTVGTTGSEPKLSTPITIIVTPYAGVFPSKDLYLIGPGTSALWDANMAVVPIFRDPLDPAKQYYTGYFTAGGFKLLEQTGFWAPMYGANGDKVQYRATEGDADPGLFPTNADGYYTFAIDIKALTYTISSYTGTKTDYNAISVTGSVLTGDDNNWSVDVPMVRSTFDSHIWKVTQELVQGKMKFKANNSWDVSWGDSSGANIWVETTGKYDIWFDDIDGRYMLIPAL; encoded by the coding sequence ATGAAAAATATATTCAAACATTTTATTGCACTGGCACTTATCTTAGGAATGTCGTCATGTGAAAACGAAGAGAATTTCATGCTTTTAGAACCTCAAGCTGGTAGTTTTTCTATCATTACTCCAGATAATGGTTCTTCGGTTGTGTTAAACGAGGACACACCAGATAATACTGCTTTGACTCTAACTTGGGAAGCAGTAGATTATGGAACGCCAACAGTTGTAACTTATACTATCCAATTAGCAGCTAGTAATACTGATTTTGCTGCTCCAGTAGATGTTTCTTCAGTAACGACAACTCATGCAACTATGACTGTTGCTGAATTGAATACAAAAGCTTTAGATCTTGGATTAAAGGCAGACGAACAGGGAACTATTGATATTAGAATTAAATCAACTGTTGGGACTACAGGATCAGAGCCTAAACTTTCTACTCCAATAACAATTATCGTAACACCTTATGCAGGAGTTTTCCCTTCAAAAGATTTGTATTTAATTGGTCCGGGAACTTCAGCGTTATGGGATGCAAATATGGCTGTTGTGCCAATTTTTAGAGATCCACTTGATCCAGCTAAACAATATTATACAGGTTACTTTACAGCTGGTGGATTTAAATTGCTTGAGCAAACTGGTTTTTGGGCTCCAATGTATGGTGCAAATGGCGACAAAGTACAATACAGAGCTACAGAAGGTGATGCAGATCCAGGACTTTTCCCTACTAATGCTGATGGTTATTATACTTTTGCAATTGATATTAAAGCATTGACTTATACTATTTCTTCTTATACAGGGACGAAGACTGATTATAATGCAATTTCTGTAACAGGTTCTGTATTAACAGGCGATGATAATAACTGGAGTGTGGATGTTCCTATGGTTCGTTCAACATTCGATTCTCATATTTGGAAAGTTACTCAAGAGTTAGTGCAAGGAAAAATGAAATTTAAAGCTAATAATAGCTGGGATGTAAGTTGGGGAGATAGCTCCGGAGCTAATATTTGGGTAGAAACTACAGGAAAATACGATATCTGGTTTGATGATATCGATGGTAGATATATGTTAATTCCAGCACTATAA
- a CDS encoding RagB/SusD family nutrient uptake outer membrane protein, translated as MKKYIYISILVLTTVLQSCTNDLNVVSEDDDVLSSDALYASPGGYEKAFAGVYGNLTLTGVIGPNDSSLEGVDAGTSQFTRCLLYLQDLTTDELVWSYEADSGTAELQRNIWTAANPVILGMYSRTMASVAYANEFLRQSTPEKLQSRGITDAAKLADIALYRKEVKVLRAYAYYNMMDLFGKAPMYTEDDPINYAGPEFSRKQLFDFVETELLAVIPDLKPARTNVYGRVDQGMARMILAKIYLNAQVYVQEDRYDDCVTKCEEIIAGGYTLKPNYLDNFKADNNTSEEIIFGIQSDGVVSQNWGATTVLINGEIGVWENNAADFGIGGWSGALRIRKQFAQKFDGGKFNQDTRKTIGTGVQGDPSKQRPIDIADLGVKTQGYILSKYSNKTSTGANGSSSTYADTDFPLFRLADVYLMYAEATLRGGNGNATQALTYVNALRLRANKNSTVGNITASDLTLDFIIDERARELHWEAHRRQDLIRFGKYTGGSYNWAWKGNASTGVSIPSFMSVFPIPVGSLGANHNLHQNTGY; from the coding sequence ATGAAAAAATATATATATATATCCATTTTAGTACTCACAACGGTACTTCAATCATGTACCAATGACTTAAATGTTGTGTCTGAAGATGATGATGTTTTGTCTTCTGATGCATTGTATGCTTCTCCAGGAGGATACGAAAAAGCATTTGCAGGAGTATATGGTAATCTTACTTTGACAGGGGTTATTGGTCCAAATGACTCTTCGCTGGAAGGTGTTGATGCTGGAACAAGCCAGTTTACCAGATGTTTATTGTATTTGCAGGATTTAACTACAGACGAATTAGTTTGGAGTTATGAAGCCGATAGCGGTACTGCCGAATTGCAAAGAAATATTTGGACAGCTGCCAATCCTGTAATTTTAGGTATGTACAGTAGAACAATGGCTTCTGTGGCTTATGCCAATGAGTTTTTGCGTCAAAGTACTCCTGAAAAATTGCAATCAAGAGGAATTACTGATGCTGCAAAACTTGCAGATATTGCACTTTACAGAAAAGAAGTTAAAGTATTAAGAGCTTATGCTTATTATAATATGATGGACTTGTTTGGTAAAGCTCCAATGTACACAGAGGATGATCCTATCAATTACGCTGGACCTGAATTTAGCAGAAAACAGTTATTTGATTTTGTTGAAACTGAATTATTAGCAGTTATTCCAGATTTGAAACCAGCACGTACCAATGTTTATGGTAGAGTAGATCAAGGTATGGCAAGAATGATTTTAGCCAAAATTTATTTGAATGCTCAAGTATATGTTCAGGAAGATCGTTATGATGATTGTGTGACCAAGTGTGAAGAAATAATTGCAGGAGGCTATACTTTGAAACCGAATTACCTAGATAACTTTAAAGCTGATAACAATACTTCTGAAGAAATCATTTTTGGTATTCAATCTGATGGAGTGGTTTCTCAAAACTGGGGAGCAACTACAGTTTTGATTAATGGTGAAATTGGGGTATGGGAAAATAATGCTGCCGATTTTGGAATTGGTGGATGGAGTGGTGCACTTCGAATCAGAAAGCAATTTGCGCAAAAATTTGATGGAGGAAAATTTAATCAAGATACTAGAAAAACTATTGGAACTGGTGTACAAGGTGATCCTTCAAAGCAAAGACCTATAGATATTGCTGATCTTGGAGTAAAAACGCAAGGCTATATTTTATCTAAATATTCAAATAAAACTTCTACAGGTGCAAATGGTAGTAGCTCTACTTATGCTGATACTGATTTTCCACTATTTAGATTAGCAGATGTTTATTTAATGTATGCCGAAGCTACACTTAGAGGTGGTAACGGAAATGCAACTCAAGCTTTAACTTATGTAAACGCTTTGAGATTGAGAGCCAATAAAAATTCGACTGTTGGAAATATTACCGCAAGTGATTTAACTCTTGATTTTATAATTGATGAAAGAGCACGTGAATTACACTGGGAAGCTCATAGAAGACAAGATTTAATTCGTTTTGGTAAATATACTGGTGGTTCTTACAATTGGGCTTGGAAAGGAAATGCTTCAACTGGAGTTTCAATTCCATCGTTTATGAGTGTTTTCCCAATTCCTGTTGGTTCATTGGGAGCTAACCATAATTTACATCAAAATACAGGTTATTAA